A single genomic interval of Ictalurus furcatus strain D&B chromosome 20, Billie_1.0, whole genome shotgun sequence harbors:
- the LOC128624149 gene encoding prostaglandin reductase-3-like has product MSVGLICKSVPRCRWAFQTRFQKRFIIDMSYSHHFMDDKRSSIPSSMKKMMVTKRSPNFREAVFVQTFPVPTPSDRELLIRNRYVGINASDINYSAGRYDPSVTPPFPVGFEGVGEVVALGLSASSHFTVGDTVAYFNEGAFAEYTLVPAKNVIPLKESQPEALALLVSGATASIALQRLGELKQGETVLVTAAAGGTGHFAVQFAKMAGCHVVGTCSSCEKVEFLKSIGCDRPINYKEEDLASTLRREYPKGVDVVYESVGGAVFDLAVNNLAQHGRLLVVGFISGYQSKSGLQPVRGATLPAKLLQKSASVRGFFLPHFLSEYRECMQKAMQMQEEGKLLCVIDDGQLDKGGRFIGLESVYRAIDYMYAGKNQGKVVVELSPPDI; this is encoded by the exons ATGTCTGTTGGACTGATATGTAAATCTGTGCCCAGATGTCGCTGGGCTTTTCAGACGCGTTTTCAAAAGCGTTTTATTATCGACATGTCCTATTCACATCACTTTATGGATGATAAACGCTCGTCAATACCGAGCAGTATGAAGAAGATGATGGTAACGAAGCGGAGCCCCAACTTTCGTGAAGCTGTTTTCGTGCAGACATTTCCGGTTCCGACGCCGAGCGACCGCGAGCTGCTCATCCGGAACCG ATACGTTGGCATAAACGCGTCTGACATTAACTACTCAGCTGGTCGTTACGACCCCTCAGTGACCCCTCCATTCCCAGTAGGGTTTGAGGGTGTAGGAGAAGTGGTGGCATTGGGTTTAAGTGCCAGTTCCCATTTTACAGTGGGCGACACAGTGGCGTATTTCAACGAAGGCGCATTTGCCGAATACACACTCGTACCTGCGAAAAATGTGATTCCGTTAAAGGAGTCGCAGCCAGAAGCATTAGCGTTGCTTGTGAGCGGAGCAACTGCGTCCATCGCCCTGCAGCGTCTCGGGGAACTTAAACAGGGGGAAACAGTGTTGGTGACGGCTGCCGCCGGAGGAACCGGACACTTTGCCGTCCAGTTTGCCAAGATGGCTGGGTGCCATGTGGTAGGCACATGCTCCTCCTGTGAGAAGGTGGAGTTTCTGAAGAGCATCGGCTGTGATCGGCCAATCAACTACAAGGAAGAGGACTTGGCCTCAACGTTACGCAGGGAGTATCCTAAAGGTGTGGATGTGGTGTATGAGTCAGTAGGGGGCGCCGTGTTTGACCTGGCCGTTAACAATCTGGCCCAACATGGCCGCCTGCTGGTGGTGGGCTTCATCTCAGGTTATCAGAGCAAATCAGGCCTGCAGCCTGTCAGAGGAGCCACACTTCCTGCCAAACTCCTGCAGAAATCAGCCAGCGTGAGGGGCttcttccttcctcacttcctgtcAGAGTATAGGGAGTGTATGCAGAAAGCAATGCAGATGCAGGAGGAAGGGAAGCTTTTGTGCGTCATCGATGATGGACAGCTGGACAAGGGAGGGAGGTTTATAGGACTGGAGTCAGTGTACAGAGCAATAGATTATATGTACGCCGGAAAGAACCAAGGCAAAGTGGTGGTGGAGCTTAGTCCTCCCGACATCTGA